TCGCAACGGTCCGCTTGGTCAGGGATGGCTCGAGGGCGAGACCGTGGTCTGTCCGTGGCACTCGTGGATGTTTCACGCAAAGACCGGCGTCTCGGAGTATCCGGCGAATGAATGCGTTAAGGCGTTTCCCCTCAAGGTTGAGGGTGACGATGTGCTTGTGCGGATCGGCGAACGTCAAATCCTCTGAAAATCCGTGCATGTTTTATTGCTGATTCATCGTTCCATGCCGCACGCGAATAACAGATGCCAATTCGTGGCTGCGAGGTCGAAATGCGCGCTCATTGCTGATAGAATCTATTAAATCCACTCCCTCGGTGAGGAAATGCAGGCAATCCTGGCGCTCGAAGACGGGCGCATCTTTCGCGGCAAAAGTTTTGGCGCTCCAACGGAGTGCGTAGGCGAAGTGGTTTTCAATACATCCTTGACCGGCTATCAGGAGATCTTTACCGATCCCTCCTACGCTGGACAGATTGTCGTTCTGACCAATCCTCATATCGGCAACTACGGAACGACTCCGTCCGACGCCGAGTCTCGAAAGCCCTTTATTGAAGGCCTCGTGACCCGCGAGTTCTCTCCCGTAAGTTCGAGCTGGCGTTCCACTCAGGTCGCAGACGAATACCTGGAGCGCTATGGCGTTCCGGTCATCGCCGACGTCGACACGCGCGCCATCGTGCGGCACCTGCGTGCCAACGGCGTGATGCGCGGCGTGATCGCCAGCGGCGACAACCTCGACGTTGACGCGCTGGTTGCCAAGGCCCGGGCGATCCCGAAGATGGAGGGCACCGATCTCGCCAGCGTCGTCACCACGAAGGAGCCGTACAAGTGGGATGCGACGGAGCCGAAGAACCAGACTGGCGACCCGCTGCTGAAACCAACGGTTGAAGGTGACACGCTGCACGTCGTCGCATACGACTTCGGCATCAAGCAGAACATTTTGCGCATGCTGGCGCGCGAGAACATCGACGTCACTGTCGTCCCTGCAAGGACGCCAGCCGAAGAGGTGCTCGCAATGAATCCCGATGGCGTCTTCTTCTCGAACGGTCCTGGCGACCCTGAGCCGCTCGACTACGCGATTGAAAATGTCAAAAAGCTGCAAGGCAAGAAGCCGATCTTCGGAATCTGCCTCGGCCACCAGATCTTCGGTCTCGCGCTCGGCGGCAAGACCTACAAGCTGAAGTTTGGCCACCACGGCGGCAATCACCCGATCATGAACCACCAGACGGGCAAGGTCGAGATCACGGCACAGAACCACAACTTCAACGTCGACCCCGATTCGCTGCCTGAGAACGTCGAGAAGACGCACACCAACCTGAACGACCACACGCTCGCAGGTTTGAAGCATAAGGCCGACCCGATGTTCAGCGTGCAGTATCACCCCGAGGCCAGTCCCGGGCCGCACGACTCGCACTACCTCTTCAAGGACTTCCGCAAGATGATGGAGGAGTGGAAGAAATGAGTGTGGTGCCGTCGGCGAGTTTTGCTCAGGAATCTTCCGGGCAGCAGTGGTTGCCCGATTCCTTCTGGAAAATCGCAACGGCATCGGTGTTTTTTCTTGCATCCCTTAAAGGACTTCGCTTTCCCAATCGCTGGTCTGCAACGCAGGCCCAGGTCGATTATGCGTTTGGGTTCGTAAAACGCGGCTTTTTCGGTGCTTCGATAACGCACTGGCTTGGACTCAACCATTACGCGCGCTTCACGGTGTTTTCGTACCTGGTTTTGGCGGTCTTCTTTGCAATGCTTGTGCTTCTGATCAAGGGAAGCGGGATCGCTGCGCGTTGGGGCGATCTGGGAGTCGTCGCGCTCTTTGCGGGAAGCTACAGCGTGACCTATCTATTCAACACGGTCGGTTATCTCGAAATTTTTTCCGCCGTGCTGGTACTGTCCGTCTTGCAATTGGCGGACAGTCGCTTTCGCTTCGTCGGGTCTGTCGCCGTAACGATCATCGGTCTGTTGATTCACGAGGCCTTCTTGTTCATGCTGTTCCCGGCGCTCCTGCTGCCGTTTGTGTTGGAGTGGCTTCAGGAGCAGGACAGGGTGCGAAGGGTACGCCTTGCATCGTTCATAGGGGTTCTGATCCTGGTCGCAGCAGCTCTCGCGATAAAAATTGCTATTTCCCCGTCGATGAGCCAGGGTCAGGCCGCGCGTATGGCATCGTCCATCGTCGCGAAGAGCGATTTCACCCCGAGGTACGATTTTTTTGATGTGATGACGCGATCCGGACGTGACAACCTTCAGATCATGATCGGCTATTTTCACAGCTCCGGCTGGTGGGCTCGTCAGGCGTCAAGCATCGCTGTCTTCGGGCCGACATTTATTCTTCTATTGGCGGCTTCGCGCAGGATTTTACGCGCCGCGCTGCATCGTTATTGGAAGTACGGCTTTGCCGCAGTTTGTACCGTCTCGTGCGCTCCGTTACTCATGCACTTTGTCGGTTGGGATGTTGGCCGGTGGAATGGGGTCGCATGTCTTATGGCGTTCATCAGTCTTCTTACGGTGGCACGTTTTACGCAGGGCCGGCCGTTGCCGGTGTCTGGAAGGTGGCAAAGGGCCGTGTTGATTGCTTTGCTCTTCAGCATGTCGTCTGGAAGTTTGCTGATGTACGGGAAAGACGACAAGTTTTTCCCGGTCCTGGATAAATTCAGGGAAACGCTTTTAGGTCTCCAGGGCGGAGGCCTCATCCATATGGTGAACTCTGGAGATTGATCAGAGTCGCAAGGTACTTGGGTTGTAATCAGGAAATTAAGATGCCACGCAGAAATGACATCGCGAAGATACTTGTGATCGGCTCGGGCCCGATCGTGATTGGCCAGTCGGCGGAGTTCGACTACTCAGGCACGCAGGCGTGCAAGGCGCTCAAGGCGGAGGGCTACGAGGTTGTTCTTATCAACTCGAACCCGGCCTCCATCATGACCGATCCCGAGGTTGCCGACCGCACCTACATTGAGCCGTTGAGCGTTGCTTACCTTGAAGAGGTCATTCGCGTCGAAGCGGAAATGATGGCTCCTGGCAGCGGCATCTTCGCTGTGCTGCCTACGGTTGGCGGGCAGACCGCGCTCAATCTCGCCGTCGATCTCGCCGACTCCGGCTTTCTCGAAAAGCATCGTGTCGAGCTGATCGGCGCGAAGCTTGAGGCCATCAAGAAGGCGGAGGACCGCCTGCTTTTCAAGGATGCGATGAACAAGATCGGCCTCGATATGCCGAAGTCGCAGCTCTGCACCACGGTGAGCGCGGGCCTCGAGTTCGCCGCAAAGATCGGCTTCCCGGCCGTCATCCGTCCCAGCTTTACGCTCGGCGGCTCCGGCGGCGGCATCGCTTACAACCGCGAAGAGATGACAGAGATTCTCTCGCGCGGCCTCGATCTCAGCCCAGTGCACGAGTGCCTGATCGAAGAGAGCGTGCTCGGTTGGAAGGAGTATGAACTCGAAGTCGTCCGCGACCTGAACGACAACGTCATCATCATCTGCTCGATCGAGAACTTCGACCCGATGGGCGTTCATACCGGCGATTCCATCACGGTCGCTCCCGCGCAGACGCTCACCGACCGTGAGTACCAGGTGATGCGTAACGCCGCGATCAACGTCATTCGCGAGATCGGCGTCGAGACGGGCGGAAGCAACGTACAGTTCGCCGTCAACCCGATCACAGGACGCATGACCGTGATCGAGATGAACCCGCGCGTCTCGCGCTCGTCCGCTCTGGCATCGAAGGCGACGGGCTTCCCGATCGCGAAGATCGCGGCGCGCCTCGCCGTGGGCTACACGCTCGACGAGATCCAGAACGACATCACCAAGGCCACTCCTGCCTGCTTCGAGCCGACGATCGATTACGTCGTCGTCAAGATCCCGAAGTGGCAGTTCGAGAAGTTCCCAGGCGCCGACGAGACGCTGGGCCCGCAGATGAAGTCGGTCGGCGAGGTGATGGCCATCGGCCGCACCTTCAAGGAAGCCATGATGAAGGCCGTGCGATCGCTCGAGACCGGCAAGAAGGCCACCGCGGACGAGATCGAGCCGCGCCGCCTGACACAGCGCCTGGTCACTCCGCACCCCGAACGTCTCGCCTACATCCGCTATGCTTTCGAGCGCGGCATGACAGTGCGCGAGGTTGCGCGCATCACCACGATGGACCCCTGGTTCCTGCACCAGATTAAGCAGATCACGGACGAGATCAAGGCCATCGGCGGCACGGGCGTTGACACAGTGACATCTGAACAGTTGCGCACAGCCAAACGCATGGGCATCTCCGATGAGCGGCTTGCCGCTGTCTGGGGTTTGACTGGCGCCCAGGGCACGGCGAAGGTGCGCGCGTTGCGTAAGAAGCTCGGGGTGATGCCGGTCTTCAAGCTGGTCGACACCTGCGCGGCGGAGTTCGAGAGCCTGACGCCCTACCTCTATAGCTGCTACGACGAAGAGGACGAGGCGACTCCGACGGATCGCAAGAAGATCATCATCCTCGGCAGCGGGCCGAACCGCATCGGGCAGGGAATCGAGTTCGACTACTGCTGCTGCCATGCGGCATTTGCGCTGCGCGAAGACGGTTACGAGACGATCATGATCAACTGCAACCCGGAGACGGTCTCTACCGACTATGACACCTCCGACCGCCTCTACTTCGAGCCGCTTACGCTCGAGGACGTGCTCGCCGTCTACGAGCACGAGGCCTCGTCTGGCGCGGAGATCGGCATGATCGTGCAATTCGGTGGACAGACGCCGCTCAATCTCTCTCTGCCTCTGAAGAATGCAGGCGTCCCGGTCATCGGCACCTCACCCGAGTCGATCGACCTCGCCGAGGACCGCAAGCGCTTCGGCAAGCTGATCGAAGACCTCAAGATTCCGCAGCCGCAGGGTGCAATGGCGACCAGTGTCGAAGAAGCTGTAGCCGGTGCGAACCGCGTTGGCTACCCCGTGCTGGTGCGGCCCTCCTACGTGCTCGGCGGGCGCGCCATGGTCATCGCCTATGACGACGCCGAAGTCCTCAACTACATGACTACGGCGATCGAGTACTCGCAGGAGCGTCCTGTCCTGATCGACCACTTCCTCGAAGACGCGACCGAGGTCGATGTCGACGCGCTCTGCGATGGCGACGATGTGGTGATCGCGGGTATCATGCAGCACATCGAAGAGGCCGGTATCCACTCCGGCGACTCCTCCTGCGTGCTTCCCGCAGTCGATCTCAGCGCCGATGTGCTCGACACCATCCGCGACTACACGCGCAAGCTGGCTACAGCGCTCAGCGTGCGCGGACTCGTCAATATCCAGTTCGCCATTCAGCGCGGCAAAGTCTACGTCATTGAGGTCAACCCACGCGCCTCGCGCACGGTACCCTACGTCTCGAAGGCCACGGGGATTCCGCTGGCCAAGATCGCGTCGCGCATCATGGTGGGCCAGAAGCTCAAGACCCTCCTTCCTGCGCAGGTTGCATCCGGTAAGGACCTCGGCACCGGCTCGCACTTCTTCGTCAAATCGCCAGTCTTCCCCTGGGGCAAGTTTCAGGGCGTCGATCCGGTGCTCGGGCCGGAGATGCGTTCCACAGGCGAGGTCATGGGCGTCGCCGACAACTTCGGCGAGGCCTTCGCCAAAGCGCAGATCGCAGCAGGACAGACGCTGCCCACCAAGGGCAACGTCTTCCTCAGCGTCAACGACCATGACAAGGCAGGCGTCCCCGCGCTGGCGCGCCAGTTTGTCGAGATGGGCTTCCATCTCGTCGCCACGCACGGAACCGCAGCGGTGCTTGAAGAAGCAGGTCTGCAACCGGAGCGTGTCTACAAGGTGAAGGAAGGACGCCCCAACGTCGTCGACCTGATCAAGGGCGGACGCATTCAGTTGATCGTCAACACACCGCGAGGGCAGGACACGTTCTTCGACGAGAAGGCGATTCGCCGCGCGGCGGTGCAGGGAAGAATTCCGACGATCACTACACTCGCCGCTGCTCGCGCGGCCGCTGAGGGTATCTCAGCCTTACAGCGTGGAACATTGAATGTGATTGCCCTGCAGGAGCTTCACGCCAGCCGTGGCGAAGTTCTGGTCTAGGGAGCCTCCGATCGAGGGGCGGGATCTACGAGGATCGGTGCAGTCATGAGCGAGCTACTGAGATTGTTCGCTGCGCGAAGAATGACGACGGCTTGTCGGTCACAGGGATAGGAGATGGCTCTAGTCGTTGTTGAGGCCGAACTTCGCCCCGATGGCGTAGCCGATCATCGAAAGAGGGATCCATGTTCCGGCCACCAGGCCGTCACCTGCCATCAGGCCGCTGCCGTGTTCGATGTCGAAGAACGTGCGCCACAGCTTCTCCACCGCGCCGCAGTTTTCGCACAGGCCGTTGCCGGTCGGCAGGTCCAGGACCCACACGCACACAACAGCAAACACAACGATGCCGGATATCCAAACATAGCCGGCGATATCGTTTTGCTGGCGGCGCGCGACGATAAATCCGCCAATCATCGGAACCAGAAATGACAGTGCTGTAGCCAGCAGCTTCGGATTCAATGAATCCGGATCAGGGTGGTTCATCGTGATCACGACGATGACCAGCAGAAGAAACAGCAACGCAACGGCTGTGTGAAGAAGAAACCAGAAGGCCTCACGCCCAAGGTCTCCAACCGATTTTCCCTGCGAGATGTCCTGATACCCGTTCATGGTCTGTTAGAAGGTTACTCGAAAGCGGCCGCGCATTGGGAGGCGGTTGATTACGTCTTTCGTGTCATCCTGTTGCCTATCCAGTGACGGGCAGAGAGGCCGCGGAAGCTACGTCGTTTGAAAGCCACGACGTACGGGGACGCCTTAGAATAAAGGAATGCTTCTTGAAGGTTTGCATCTGCCCCTTGTCACGCCGTTTTATCCCGATGGCCGCCTGAACCTGCGCAAGATCGAGCACAACGTGGACCGTTACTCGCGGACCCCGGCGTCGGGAATCGTTGTGCTGAGCGGCGCAGGCGAGCCGGAGATGCTCTCCGACCAGGAGACGCGCGAGGCCCTCAGCGCGGCCATCTCTCTCGCAGCCGACAGCAAGGTGATGATTGCAGGTATCTCTCGCGCGAGCGTTCTGGGCACGCTCGACCTCGCGGACTACGCCTCCACTGGCGGTTACGATTGCGTTCTCGTACAGCGCCCCGCCAACCTCTCCGGCAAGCTACAGGAGACGCGCACCTTCCTCCAGTCCGTCGCCGACCGGTCGCCGCTTCCGGTGGTTCTTTACTCCACTCGCTCCGCAGAGCTCTCCGTCGAAGACGTCGCGGAGTTGGTCTTCCACCCGCAGATCATCGGCTTAATCGACGAAGACGCGACCATGGGCCGGATCGGCCAGCTTCGAGCGGCGACGTCTGCCGTGAGCCGCGAGGTGACCGTGACCACGGTCTTCAGCCCCGTCACGGGAAGGATGCTTGCGGTGAAGGAGTCTGCGGGCGCGGCAACCTTCGTCTCGGCTGAGACGCTGGGCGGAGGCGCAGCCGTGGCCACGGCACCGCCGAAACCTGCGATCAAGACCCGCAGCAAGCAGGTAGGCTTTCAGATCGTTGCAGCGTCTTCTGCCGCGATGCTCGAAGGCCTTCGCGCTGGAGCGGCTGGCGCGATGCCGTCGTTCGCCGCGTGTGCTCCCCAGGCAAGCTACGAGGTCTACGCCGCCTGGAAGGACGGCGATCAGCGCCTTGCGGACGAGAAACAGGCCCGCATCACTCCAGCTATCGAAGTCGTCGTGGAGGAACTCGGCATCCCGGGTATCCGCTACGCCTCCGATTTGACGGGATACTTCGGAGGCCGCCCGCGGCTGCCTCTGCTACCTCTCAGCGGAGAACAGCGGGAGCGTATTGAACGAGTGATGCAGGGCATCAGAAACTAGTCTTTCACCCCAAGCTCACGCAGCAGAAACGCATAGTCGAAGGCGATCTCCTTCAGGTAATCGTACCGGCCTGAGGCTCCGCCGTGTCCGGCGTCCATGTTGACGTGCAGCAGCAAAGGGGTGTCGTTCTTCTTGATGGCCCGCAGTTTGGCAACGTACTTCGCGGGCTCCCAGTACATCACCTGCGAGTCGTTCAGGCTGGTCTTCACGAGCATCGCCGGGTAGTCGCCCGGCTTCAGGTTGTCGTATGGCGAGTACGAGCGCATGTACGCGAACGCCTCAGGCTCGTTCGGGTTGCCCCACTCTTCGTACTCGGCCACCGTCAGCGGTAGCGTGGCGTCGAGCATCGTGTTCATCACGTCGACGAACGGCACATGCGAGAGCACCACGTGGAAGAGATCCGGGCGCTCATTCACGACAGCGCCCATCAGCAGCCCGCCCGCGCTTCCGCCCTCGATAGCGACGCGGTTCTTCGCTCCATAGCCATTGGCGGTAAGGTGCTCCACCACGGCGATGAAGTCGGTGAAGGTATTCCGTTTCACCATCATCTTTCCGGCGTCGTGCCACGTATCGCCGAGGTCGCCGCCGCCGCGAATGTGCGCGTAGGCGAGCACGACGCCTCGATCCAGAAGCGACAATCTGGATGCGCTGAAACCGACAGGCAACGGATAGCCATATGACCCATATCCATAGACATACATGGGGTTGCTCGCGTCATGCTTGAAGGAATCGCGGCGGTAAACAATCGAGATCGGTACCCTCACTCCGTCAGAGGCCGTGACCCAGAGACGCTCCGAGGCATAGCGGGACGAGTCGAACCCGCCGGGGACCTCCTGCTGTTTCAGCAGCGCCGAGGTTTCTGCCGCCACGTCGTAGTCGTAGATCGATGCAGGCGCAACCAGCGACTGGTAGCTGTAGCGGAACTTCGTTGTCTCGAACTCGCGATTGATATTTGAGGCGGCGGTATAGGTCGGCTCCGGGAAGCTGATCTTCTTCGCCTCGCCCAGGCTGCCGTCGGCGTTGAATGATGCGACGGCAAGCGCGGTCAGTCCGAGCTCGCGTTTGGACAGGACGCAGAAGTTCGCGAAGAGGTCGAAGTCCTCCAGCGGGACTTCCTTATCCTCGGCGACGAACTCCTTCCAATCTTCGCGGCCGCCGCCGTCGACGGGAACCGTGACGACGCGGAAGTTTTTGCCCGTGTCGTTTACGCGAATGTAGAAGAGGCCGTCGCGGTGATCGACGTAGTACTCCTGCTCGTCCAGACGGGGCGCGATGACGAGAAACACGCCTCCTGGCGTCTCAGACGGCAGATAGCTGCACTCGTTGGTCGTGTGACTGCCGGCCTCCATCAGCAGGTACTTGCCATCGCGGGTCTTGCCTACGCCCAGGTTGAAGCGCTCATCCTTCTCTTCGTAGATCAGGGCGTCGTCCGTGACCGCATCGCCCAGGCGGTGGCGAAAGAGCTTGTCCTGCCGCTTGGTGACCTCGTCCTCGGTGGTGTAGAACAACGTGTGCGAGTCGGCCGCCCAGGCAAACGATCCGACGCGTTCGGCGGAGTCAGGCAGATCAGCGCCTGTGCTCAGGTCGCGGACGTGCAGCGTGTACTGGCGAAACCCGGTGTTGTCGGTCGAATAGGCAAGCTTGTCTGCGTCCGGGCTGACGGTCATGCCGCCTACGGCCATGAAGGCCTGTCCTTCGGCCAGCTTGTTGACGTCCAGGATCACCTGCTCTGGCTGCCCGGCATCGTAGGCGCCGTTGACGGATCTACGACGGCAGTGGATGGGGTACTGGCTGCCCTCGACCGTGCGGGTGTAGTAGAACCAGTCCCCGTAGCGGAAGGGGACCGACTCGTCGGTCTCCTTGATGTGCGACAGCATCTCGGCGTAGAGCTTTGTCTGGAACTCCTCTGTTGGCTTCATCACGGCCGCTGTGTAGGCGTTTTCGGCCTCAAGATATGCGGTTACTTCAGGCGATCCTTTGTCGCGCATCCAGCGGTAATCGTCTTCCAGTGTCTGCCCGTGCAGGGTTGTCGGCGTGGGTTCCCGGCGTGCAACCGGAGGCAGGATGTTACTTTCGGTCATTGTCAAAGCTCCAGATGACAGGATACAGTGCAGTCCGCCGAGCTTCTGGGGTGGCTCTGCGATGTGCAACCAAATCCGGGTGCAGGGCCACAAAACAATATGGGTGGATTTCTGCCTAGGGCCAAAGGAGAACGAAAATGAGAGTCAGCACAAATCACTTGCTCGTCATTGCAGTGGGGGTTCTACTCGTTCCACAGCAGCCGCTGTTTGCGCAGGATCCCATGGGGACTCCGGCATCGCAGACGCAGGCCAATCAGCCTGGTCGCGTACCGTCCTCTACGACATCTATGCAGGACTCCTCAGGCGCTCCCGGCGACACTGCCCAGGAGATGAAGGATAAGATATTCCTTCGCAAAGTCACGGAAAATGGCCTGGCGCAGGTCCAGTTGGGCAAGCTGGCATCCGAGAAGGCATCCTCACAGGATGTGAAGGACTATGGCCAGAAGATGGCTGACGACCACGCGAAGCTGAATACCTCCATGGCCACAATTGCCGATTCCATCGGAATGCGACTACCTAAGAGTCTCAACAAGGCTGACCAGGCGCAGTACGCGAAGCTGAGCGCACTCTCGGGCGAGGCCTTCGACAAGGAATACCTGACCTGCATGATCCGGGGCCACCATGAGGACATGCGCGAGTTTCGCATCGAATCCCAGACCACAACCGACCCGGATCTGAAGGCCGAGGTTGATAAGGCGCAGAAGGTAATCCATGAACACCTGGCGCTTGCCAGGAAACTGGCAGCCGATAACGGTGTGCAGCTGCCGGTGAGCAAATCGTCGGCAACAAAGTCGAACTAATGTAAGACGGCGAATGAGTTGTGCACTATCACCTCTTGTAGACCGTCGGCCAGGGTCATTCGCGTTTCTACAACCCGATGCAGCGTAGAATGATCGGACGATGAACCGTATTGCCCGATGGCTGGGGATTGTCCTTCTGCTGCTTGTGCCGGTGGCGCCGCTCGTGGGCGAATCGGTCAAGTCTCTTCCCGCGCCTACCGGATACGTGAGCGACTTTGCCGGAGTGTTGTCGGCCACGACAAGGCAGAATCTTGAATCGCTCTGCACCCAGGTGGATCGGCAGGCGCATGCGCAGATTGCGGTCGTCACCATCAACTCACTTGATAATGACCAGACCATTGAAGAGTTTGCCACCGAGCTTGAAGACAAGTGGGGAGTGGGGAACAAGGACGACCGTGGCGTCCTGATGGTCCTGGTAATGAAGCCCCGCAAGGGGCGCATCGAGGTTGGCTACGGGCTTGAAGGCATTCTGAACGACGCCAGGGTCGGCGACATAGGCCGCTCCATGGTTCCCGCCATCAACCAGGGAGACTACGATACGGCGGTTCCCCAGGGTGTGCGGCAGATCGCCGGCATTATTGCGCAGGACGCCGGGGTGACGCTCTCTGCCGCGGGCCACACCTACCGCCGCCAGCGCGTCTCCGATGAACAGCCCATTCATCTTTCCTTTACGCAACTGCTGATTGGCGGCGGCGCAATTCTGCTGCTCCTGTTCTTCCTCGCCAAGACCGGCAATATGGGCCTGATCTTCTTCCTGCTCGGCAACCTGATGGGCGGCGGCTACCGTGGCGGCCGCGACCGCGACGACGGCTGGGGTGGAGGCGGCGGGGGAGATGGCGGCTTCGGAGGTTTTGGCGGCGGCCGTTCAGGCGGCGGCGGGGCGAACTTCTAGCATCTATCGCAAGAAGGTACAGGGCCGCGAAACACAGGGTTGATCGAAGGGGAGGAGCCTCCGGCGGGATGGTAAAGTACAGCCGGTAGACCTTCTAACGAATTGAATGAAACTTTAGACGAAGGGAAGACTCGAAAGAACATGA
This region of Acidobacteriota bacterium genomic DNA includes:
- a CDS encoding DUF4142 domain-containing protein, with the protein product MRVSTNHLLVIAVGVLLVPQQPLFAQDPMGTPASQTQANQPGRVPSSTTSMQDSSGAPGDTAQEMKDKIFLRKVTENGLAQVQLGKLASEKASSQDVKDYGQKMADDHAKLNTSMATIADSIGMRLPKSLNKADQAQYAKLSALSGEAFDKEYLTCMIRGHHEDMREFRIESQTTTDPDLKAEVDKAQKVIHEHLALARKLAADNGVQLPVSKSSATKSN
- a CDS encoding S9 family peptidase produces the protein MTESNILPPVARREPTPTTLHGQTLEDDYRWMRDKGSPEVTAYLEAENAYTAAVMKPTEEFQTKLYAEMLSHIKETDESVPFRYGDWFYYTRTVEGSQYPIHCRRRSVNGAYDAGQPEQVILDVNKLAEGQAFMAVGGMTVSPDADKLAYSTDNTGFRQYTLHVRDLSTGADLPDSAERVGSFAWAADSHTLFYTTEDEVTKRQDKLFRHRLGDAVTDDALIYEEKDERFNLGVGKTRDGKYLLMEAGSHTTNECSYLPSETPGGVFLVIAPRLDEQEYYVDHRDGLFYIRVNDTGKNFRVVTVPVDGGGREDWKEFVAEDKEVPLEDFDLFANFCVLSKRELGLTALAVASFNADGSLGEAKKISFPEPTYTAASNINREFETTKFRYSYQSLVAPASIYDYDVAAETSALLKQQEVPGGFDSSRYASERLWVTASDGVRVPISIVYRRDSFKHDASNPMYVYGYGSYGYPLPVGFSASRLSLLDRGVVLAYAHIRGGGDLGDTWHDAGKMMVKRNTFTDFIAVVEHLTANGYGAKNRVAIEGGSAGGLLMGAVVNERPDLFHVVLSHVPFVDVMNTMLDATLPLTVAEYEEWGNPNEPEAFAYMRSYSPYDNLKPGDYPAMLVKTSLNDSQVMYWEPAKYVAKLRAIKKNDTPLLLHVNMDAGHGGASGRYDYLKEIAFDYAFLLRELGVKD
- the carA gene encoding glutamine-hydrolyzing carbamoyl-phosphate synthase small subunit — its product is MQAILALEDGRIFRGKSFGAPTECVGEVVFNTSLTGYQEIFTDPSYAGQIVVLTNPHIGNYGTTPSDAESRKPFIEGLVTREFSPVSSSWRSTQVADEYLERYGVPVIADVDTRAIVRHLRANGVMRGVIASGDNLDVDALVAKARAIPKMEGTDLASVVTTKEPYKWDATEPKNQTGDPLLKPTVEGDTLHVVAYDFGIKQNILRMLARENIDVTVVPARTPAEEVLAMNPDGVFFSNGPGDPEPLDYAIENVKKLQGKKPIFGICLGHQIFGLALGGKTYKLKFGHHGGNHPIMNHQTGKVEITAQNHNFNVDPDSLPENVEKTHTNLNDHTLAGLKHKADPMFSVQYHPEASPGPHDSHYLFKDFRKMMEEWKK
- a CDS encoding Rieske 2Fe-2S domain-containing protein, which produces MEKWVRLCGLSEAPSPGNVIEVEVEGVALCVANVKGELSAIDNICPHRNGPLGQGWLEGETVVCPWHSWMFHAKTGVSEYPANECVKAFPLKVEGDDVLVRIGERQIL
- a CDS encoding TPM domain-containing protein; amino-acid sequence: MNRIARWLGIVLLLLVPVAPLVGESVKSLPAPTGYVSDFAGVLSATTRQNLESLCTQVDRQAHAQIAVVTINSLDNDQTIEEFATELEDKWGVGNKDDRGVLMVLVMKPRKGRIEVGYGLEGILNDARVGDIGRSMVPAINQGDYDTAVPQGVRQIAGIIAQDAGVTLSAAGHTYRRQRVSDEQPIHLSFTQLLIGGGAILLLLFFLAKTGNMGLIFFLLGNLMGGGYRGGRDRDDGWGGGGGGDGGFGGFGGGRSGGGGANF
- a CDS encoding dihydrodipicolinate synthase family protein, which produces MLLEGLHLPLVTPFYPDGRLNLRKIEHNVDRYSRTPASGIVVLSGAGEPEMLSDQETREALSAAISLAADSKVMIAGISRASVLGTLDLADYASTGGYDCVLVQRPANLSGKLQETRTFLQSVADRSPLPVVLYSTRSAELSVEDVAELVFHPQIIGLIDEDATMGRIGQLRAATSAVSREVTVTTVFSPVTGRMLAVKESAGAATFVSAETLGGGAAVATAPPKPAIKTRSKQVGFQIVAASSAAMLEGLRAGAAGAMPSFAACAPQASYEVYAAWKDGDQRLADEKQARITPAIEVVVEELGIPGIRYASDLTGYFGGRPRLPLLPLSGEQRERIERVMQGIRN
- the carB gene encoding carbamoyl-phosphate synthase large subunit; translated protein: MPRRNDIAKILVIGSGPIVIGQSAEFDYSGTQACKALKAEGYEVVLINSNPASIMTDPEVADRTYIEPLSVAYLEEVIRVEAEMMAPGSGIFAVLPTVGGQTALNLAVDLADSGFLEKHRVELIGAKLEAIKKAEDRLLFKDAMNKIGLDMPKSQLCTTVSAGLEFAAKIGFPAVIRPSFTLGGSGGGIAYNREEMTEILSRGLDLSPVHECLIEESVLGWKEYELEVVRDLNDNVIIICSIENFDPMGVHTGDSITVAPAQTLTDREYQVMRNAAINVIREIGVETGGSNVQFAVNPITGRMTVIEMNPRVSRSSALASKATGFPIAKIAARLAVGYTLDEIQNDITKATPACFEPTIDYVVVKIPKWQFEKFPGADETLGPQMKSVGEVMAIGRTFKEAMMKAVRSLETGKKATADEIEPRRLTQRLVTPHPERLAYIRYAFERGMTVREVARITTMDPWFLHQIKQITDEIKAIGGTGVDTVTSEQLRTAKRMGISDERLAAVWGLTGAQGTAKVRALRKKLGVMPVFKLVDTCAAEFESLTPYLYSCYDEEDEATPTDRKKIIILGSGPNRIGQGIEFDYCCCHAAFALREDGYETIMINCNPETVSTDYDTSDRLYFEPLTLEDVLAVYEHEASSGAEIGMIVQFGGQTPLNLSLPLKNAGVPVIGTSPESIDLAEDRKRFGKLIEDLKIPQPQGAMATSVEEAVAGANRVGYPVLVRPSYVLGGRAMVIAYDDAEVLNYMTTAIEYSQERPVLIDHFLEDATEVDVDALCDGDDVVIAGIMQHIEEAGIHSGDSSCVLPAVDLSADVLDTIRDYTRKLATALSVRGLVNIQFAIQRGKVYVIEVNPRASRTVPYVSKATGIPLAKIASRIMVGQKLKTLLPAQVASGKDLGTGSHFFVKSPVFPWGKFQGVDPVLGPEMRSTGEVMGVADNFGEAFAKAQIAAGQTLPTKGNVFLSVNDHDKAGVPALARQFVEMGFHLVATHGTAAVLEEAGLQPERVYKVKEGRPNVVDLIKGGRIQLIVNTPRGQDTFFDEKAIRRAAVQGRIPTITTLAAARAAAEGISALQRGTLNVIALQELHASRGEVLV